The genomic region TTTGTCACCCCCTTTTACTCTTTTTTACATTTATTTAACAAATTTTTACAAGCGGAAAAAAGATTCTTTACATCTCTGCAATAACATACCGGAAAAATAGAGCTAATAATCATTAACCCCAACACCAAGAAAGGAGTCAAAAAATGAAAACAAGAAACAAGGTCTTTATCGGGAGCGGTATTATCTTTTTGGTTTTGGTTCTTGCCGGATTCGGACTGGTATCGGCCTATGGGCCATGGAGTGATCCCTGCGGGGGCTTTCCTCCCCGGTTTCATGGCAGTGGCTTTCATCCCGGAGCGCACAGCCGGGATATGACCGATTTTATCCTTTGGCGGATGGATAAAAAGGCCAAGGAACTGAATCTCAGCGACACCCAGAAAGCGAAATACGAGGTCATCAAGGGAAATCTTAAAACCCATTTTTCCGAAACCCTGGGCCATCGTCAAAAGATGAAGGACCAGTTCCAAAAGGAGATGAGCAAAGAAGATCCCAATGTTAAATTGATGGTTGAATCCTTAAAGACAAAAATCAACGAAATGTCCGGTTTTCTGAGTAAGAATCTGGACCTGCTGGTGGATTTCTATGACTCACTGGATAACCATCAAAAGCAATTGGTCAACGAGGAAATCAGGGAAAGAATGAAACGCCACCGATCATGATTTTTCCGGATTCCGGGTCAAGCCCGGAATAACGACCATTTTCCCACTATCCGTCACCCCGGCGAAAGCCGGGGTCCGGATTTTATAACCTGTTCGGGAAGACCCCATGTCGATTCCATTACGTAACTCGTGCGGCCACTGTTTACCGTTCCCTGGTTACGAGTTTTTGCGCCTCAGCACAGGCTGTCCCGGGGCTTGCTTCAAACCATTTCAATACGATTGAAACATTTTCCTCCTTCGGTTTTTCGTTTGCCCTCAAGGCCTTAAGCCAATTCTCTTCAAGTTCTCGCAGGCCGGTCCCGAACACCTCCTGCCATGGCCGGTCCTTGTCATGGGAAAGCCGGTGAAACTGCTTTATCTTGTTGATCCCATAGGTCTGAAACAGATAGTTGCCGAAGGACCCTGATTCGGCATAGGCCTTATGTTGTTTGGCTTTATCATGAATCGAGAGCTTGCCGCCGCCCGCATCCTTCATCCCCCATGATTCATGATCCGGTCCCAATTCATGCAAAGGGAGGTAGGATTTTGTTTTCAGAAAAGCCAATACCCAGTCGTCACTGCTGAATCGACACATGGGGAAAGTTAATGGATTGCCGACCTGCGCTTCCGTAAGAATACCCATCAGGTTGCGAATCAATTTGTCCTTTTGGGGGAATACGGCACTCGTAAGCTTGTGGGCCATCATTTGTGGTAGGCCGTCAGTGCCGAAAACCCGAACGATGCGTATCCGCTGACTTCCCTTCTTGTCCCAATAAAAAACGCTGGAATAGACCTCTCTTCGCGGCTGATCGAAATAGACCCTTATCTTTCCAAATCGGTCTATTCCGGGGTCAGCAGACCAGAATGCAAGGACTTTATTGAGTGTTTCCTGGGCCATTCCGGCTAATCGTTTCAGTTGCTCATTGGAAAGATGGCCGGTTGTGTCACCCACTATCAGGTAAGGGGTTTCTAAGGTGGTTTCAGCGGCCTGAGACCAGGCAGGTGCTAATAATCCGGCCACAAACATGGATAAAACGATCGCTATTCTTGTCATCGCTCCCTCCCTATTAAATTTTCTTTGGTTGGCTGCACGTTGTCTGTCCCTTCCGCTCCTTCTTTTTTCCCCAGTGTCTCGCGAACCTTGAAGCTCAGGTCCATCAGAGAGAAGGGCTTCTGGATGAAACAGACGCCTTCTTCCAGGATTCCGTAATGGGCGATTACGTTGGCCGTGTATCCGGACATGAACAGCCGCTTGAGGTCCGGATAGAGCGACAACAGCCGCTTGCAAAGGTCACTTCCGGTCATTTCGGGCATAACCACATCGGTCACCACGAGATCGATCTCACCGGCATGCTCTTCGGCCAATTCAATGGCCTCACCCGGCGTGCCGGCGGTCAGCACGCGATATCCAAGTCTTTCCAGCATCGTCCTGGTCAGGTCAAGCATTGTCGCTTCGTCCTCCACCAGCAGAATGGTCTCCGGGCCGCCTGCGGCCTTCCGGGATTGATCTTCCGTCGAAATCCCTTCGTTTTTCCCCATAAAGCGTGGCAGATAGATCCGGATGGTTGTCCCTTCTCCCGGGTCACTGGACACGTTGATGAAGCCCTTGTTTTGCTTGACGATGCCGTACACGGTGGACAACCCCAGCCCGGTGCCTTTTCCCATCCCCTTGGTGGTAAAGAAGGGTTCGAAGAGATTTTCAAGGACCTCTTTGCCCATGCCGGAGCCATTGTCGCTAACGGCGAGTTCGGCATACTCGCCGGGGATAAAATCTTTGTGGAGGGTGCAATAGACTTCATCAAAGGCCATATTTTTCGTCTCAATGGTGACCTTGCCCACCCCGGCGCAGGCATCACGGGCGTTGACACACAGATTGGCCAAAATCTGGTCGATTTGGCTCGGGTCCATTTTGACGGGCCACAGTTCGATACCCGGCAACCAGGCCAAATCGATATCTTCGCCGATAAGTCTTCGAAGCATCGAGAGCATGCCGGCCACCATGTCGTTCAGGTCCAAGACTTTGGGTGATACGGTCTGTTTTCGGGCAAAAGCCAGAAGTTGCCGGGTGAGGTCGGCCGCCCGTTGCCCGGCCTTCCGGATTTCCTCCAAATCGGCATGGAGCGGCTGGGCCGGGTCCACCTGCTCAAGTGCCAGTTCCGCATGGCCAAGAATGACCCCCAGCATGTTGTTGAAGTCGTGGGCCACACCGCCAGCCAGCCGACCCACAGATTCCATCTTTTGGGCCTGAAGCAACTGACCCTGCAATATCTCCTTTTCCTCTTCAGCCTTCTTGCGCTGGCCAATGCCCTCGATGACCGAGATGAAATAGGCGGGATCGCCGGAGGCGTTACGGACCATTGAAACGGTCAGGTTAATCCAGACCAGGGAGCCGTCTTTACGCAGGTATCTCTTTTCCATGCTATAGGTTGGGATTTCTCCGGCCAGTACTTGGCGCACGTTTTCCAGGTCGGCATCCAGGTCCTCGGGATAGGTGATGTCCTGGAACGTCTTTTGGAGCAGTTCCTGTCTGGAATACCCGACAATCTCGCACAGCTTCTGGTTTACCCGCAGCCATCGGCCGTCCGGGGCAACATGGGCGATGCCCACGGCCGCCTGTTCAAAAGTGGCCCGGAATCGTTCTTCATTTTCTTGGAGTTCACGAAGAAAGAGGACGCTGCTGAGCCCATCGGCAATCCGGCGGCTGATCTCCTTAAAGAGTTTTTTTTCTTCATTGGACCAGAGGCGAGGATAGGAACACTGGTGCATGCCGAACACCCAGGGTTTACCCAACTTGGGATAAAGGGGAACGGTCATCTGGGACTGAACGCCGAATTGTTCGGCAGTCACTTGGTTAATGGGTCTTTCCGTCCCGGCGGTGTAAGTCACCGGGTCATCTGACTCCAGAACCTCTCGCAAATTCTCGGCTAAGTCGGGGGTCATCGGCACATCCAGGTCCTGGACATTGGCGCCCGGATATTCGGGCCGGCTGATTTCCACGGGTACACGAAACGACGGCGCTTCAGGGTCGCCGGGATAAAAGAGCCAGGCCCGATCGCAGTCGAAAATCGAAAACACCGTCTCAACTATATTCCACAGCATCTTCTCAACATTGATCTCCTGCTTGATGGCCAGATCAACCCGCTCCAGGTTTTCCAGAAAGCGAACGTGTGCCTTGTGTTCCTCCTCGGCCTGCTTACGCTCGGTGATATCTCGACAGACATAGAGAATGGTACCGCCTTTAATCGAAACCCGTTTGACGGTGACCAGATAATCTCTTTTAGCGCCGTTTTTGTTGGCGATCACAGCTTCGATATTGGAGATTTCACCCCGCCTGTTCAGATCCTCAAGGTCGAATAGACTTCGGCCCTCGCCCACACAGGCAGATATGTTGCCCAGGGCTCGTATTTCCTCTACGGAATAGCCAAGAATGTGGGGAATATTGGGACAGATAAAGGTGAACTTGCCCTCGGAATCGGTAATAAAAACCGGGTCCAGGATATTTTCGATCGTGATGCGGTGCAGTTCTTCACTCTCCTTGAGCGCCCGTTGGGCGGCGCGCTCGGCGGTCTGGTCGTGAAAGACCAGGACCACGCCGATGATCGTCCCCTGTCGGTCGAAGATAGGCGCTCCGCAGTCGGCAATGGGGCGCTCTGTCCCGTCTCGGGCGATAAGCAGGGTGTCGTTGGCCAGCCCCACTGTTTTGCCCTCCCGCAGGACACGCTCAGCCGGATTTTTAACCTCGGCCCTGGATTTTTCGTTGACTATGCGGAATACGTCATCCAATGGCTTTCCAAAGGTCTCAACTTCACTCCACCCGGTGAGGCTTTCGGCAACCGGATTTATCCGGGTGATTCGGCAGGCAGCATCCGTGACAATAACCCCGTCACCGATGCTGTAGAGTGTCGCCCGGAGTTCTTCCAGTGCCTGGCCGGCCTCCTGCTCCGCATCAACCGATAGGTTCTCTTCTTTCATGCTTTCACCTCCGTCCC from Deltaproteobacteria bacterium harbors:
- a CDS encoding Spy/CpxP family protein refolding chaperone, which encodes MKTRNKVFIGSGIIFLVLVLAGFGLVSAYGPWSDPCGGFPPRFHGSGFHPGAHSRDMTDFILWRMDKKAKELNLSDTQKAKYEVIKGNLKTHFSETLGHRQKMKDQFQKEMSKEDPNVKLMVESLKTKINEMSGFLSKNLDLLVDFYDSLDNHQKQLVNEEIRERMKRHRS
- a CDS encoding PAS domain S-box protein, whose protein sequence is MKEENLSVDAEQEAGQALEELRATLYSIGDGVIVTDAACRITRINPVAESLTGWSEVETFGKPLDDVFRIVNEKSRAEVKNPAERVLREGKTVGLANDTLLIARDGTERPIADCGAPIFDRQGTIIGVVLVFHDQTAERAAQRALKESEELHRITIENILDPVFITDSEGKFTFICPNIPHILGYSVEEIRALGNISACVGEGRSLFDLEDLNRRGEISNIEAVIANKNGAKRDYLVTVKRVSIKGGTILYVCRDITERKQAEEEHKAHVRFLENLERVDLAIKQEINVEKMLWNIVETVFSIFDCDRAWLFYPGDPEAPSFRVPVEISRPEYPGANVQDLDVPMTPDLAENLREVLESDDPVTYTAGTERPINQVTAEQFGVQSQMTVPLYPKLGKPWVFGMHQCSYPRLWSNEEKKLFKEISRRIADGLSSVLFLRELQENEERFRATFEQAAVGIAHVAPDGRWLRVNQKLCEIVGYSRQELLQKTFQDITYPEDLDADLENVRQVLAGEIPTYSMEKRYLRKDGSLVWINLTVSMVRNASGDPAYFISVIEGIGQRKKAEEEKEILQGQLLQAQKMESVGRLAGGVAHDFNNMLGVILGHAELALEQVDPAQPLHADLEEIRKAGQRAADLTRQLLAFARKQTVSPKVLDLNDMVAGMLSMLRRLIGEDIDLAWLPGIELWPVKMDPSQIDQILANLCVNARDACAGVGKVTIETKNMAFDEVYCTLHKDFIPGEYAELAVSDNGSGMGKEVLENLFEPFFTTKGMGKGTGLGLSTVYGIVKQNKGFINVSSDPGEGTTIRIYLPRFMGKNEGISTEDQSRKAAGGPETILLVEDEATMLDLTRTMLERLGYRVLTAGTPGEAIELAEEHAGEIDLVVTDVVMPEMTGSDLCKRLLSLYPDLKRLFMSGYTANVIAHYGILEEGVCFIQKPFSLMDLSFKVRETLGKKEGAEGTDNVQPTKENLIGRER